From the genome of Rhinoderma darwinii isolate aRhiDar2 chromosome 1, aRhiDar2.hap1, whole genome shotgun sequence:
tgatacattttttatcAGTAAAGGGAAGGATAGTTCATCAGATGTGTGTTTCCAACACGCAGGAATATCACTCGTGGGATTTTGAGCATTTATGATaatctaaagcaggggtctcaagcatgcggcccctggggctgtcatctgcggcccgcgggacacagagccgctagtacagactctgctccgggactctggaattccctgacatcgctgtccacatatgaacagcgatgtctggtgcttccccagagccagagtcccgtgcagagcgctaatatagcctcttctccgggactctgtggaattccctgacatcgctgtccatatatggacagtgtgtcagagtcttccccagagcggagtcccgggcagagcgctagtataggctctgctctgggactctgtggaatcttctgacatcgctgtctacatatggacagcgatgtctgaggcttccccagagctggagtcccaggcagagcgctagtatagtctctgctctgggactggggaagcctctgacatcgctgtacatacatcgacagtgatgtcaggggcttccccagagcaggagtcccagtgatgtcaggagcacagctggagtcccagggagagcctactagcgctctgtccgggactccagctctgaggttgcccctgacatccatgtccatatatggacagtgacgtcaggagcagagctggaatcccagtcagagtgctaggagcggctctgctccgggactccagctctgggcaagcccctgacatcgctgtccatatatggacagtgatgttaatggcttccccagagttccggcgcaaagcctatactagtgctctgctccgggactccggctgtggggttgcccctgatatcacattccagtccaggaggatcccctgacgtcactgggtatggatagtgacgtcaggggctccaacagtagaggaatccccagggaaacgctctggctggggattccactcttagagggagccccaatggagctatctacttggggtgtgtgtggcagcatctgcggagggcactgtggcagcatctgcggagggcactgcggcagcatctacagagggcactggcattatctaggggtgtgttgcattatctacagagggcactgtggcagcttccgcagatggcactgtggcagcatccacagagggcactgtggcagcatccacagagggcactgtggcactatctaaaaaggggctgcccaatcttaacatgtgtgtctgccaaacactgctaactgagccgccggactgcatttagagacacttaaactggaaaactgtattgttgaaataagcacgtggagaaatatctcaaattttaaacctagcggtattatagtaatgtagtattattatagtgatgtagcattattatagtagttcaaataactaattgattaacaataattttgtattgtatcaaatttgaaagtaatgcggcccgtcaacttcccattttttctatatgtggcccacttgcccggccgagtttgagacccctgatctaaaggATGCAGATTTTTACAAAAACTAGGAAATCTACACGTGACTTACAAGCCACAGCGGCATTGATGTTCAGTGGCCCAATCGTAACTGCTCCTAACAAATCCATACAGACGAGTTACAGTTTTCACTGGAGCTTCCCTTTTTAGAGCTGCAaccttattttttaactttttaatgatTATTTTAAAACAAGGTTGGTCTATCCACACATCAAAATTCCACTTGCATTCCCTGAAAACGATTGTTTGTTACCATAGATGAACAGATTATTGATGAGAACATGCATTTGTTACCAGACATATCTATggcagacttaaaggggttttccaggattgaATATCTATTGTCTATCTTATCCAAATACGCAAGTGAAACAACTTTCCCATTAACTCCCGTTTAAAAAATATGCTGTATTGTCCTGTTCGTCACTCCAGTCacgtgacacccccccccctccgaaATCCAGACTTCCGATGACATTCGGACCGCTCACCGCTGATGTCTGCTTCCGGACTAATGCTTGTCTGGCCGTCTGAATGAATGTTGTGTCGTCACTGATGTCCGTTCTGTAGGTTGTTCTAGGCAAGCTGGCATCCTCTGGGCACATGCGCTGTTCATAAAAAGTCTCTCTTATCCACTCCTGCTCAGTCCAGTCAGCTTCCAGTGTGTCTGCGTTGCCCTTCCATTAGGTTTTGCTGTAGCTTGTGATCCCAGTGCACAGCATGCTGGAAGCGTCCATAGACGGTAACAAAACAATTTAAACAAATGGCAGCACGAGAAAAGGTGAAAAATAACGGAGGAACGGAATGAAAAACAAGGTATTTGGGGAGGTTTATGTAGGGTCGAGTAAGGCAGCCCTAGTTAGTTGTATGGTACCGGAAAACTGCTTAAAGGGTACTTTAACACGTGCCTTTTGTTGCACGTTTTGGCCTCTCTGAGAGTTTACTATTGTGAATGGGTATCAAGAGCGTGCCCTATTCAATTATcgtttttttgtgacgtttttcacAGCATTGTAAACCACATGTCAAAACAGTGATGACAGAAGCAAAAATGTGGAGAGGAAGTCATGTGTTTCCACCCAGGTAGAGGTTAGATCAATAAGAAATATATTCAGTGCCAAACCGCAAATAATATTTAGAACTGATGCAATTCTAGGGGAATTATCTAGTGTCTCATCCTCACCAGAATGCCAACTTTTATAGTTCTGTAGTGACAAGATggttttcaataaaaataaagtaaagtaaATTTAGTAAGGGGAGGGTAAGAAAATCTTACGCACAATAAAGTATTCAATATGAGAAAggttaaaggggtcttccagcaGAAAACATTATCACCTGtgctataggtgataaatgttagttCAGTAGGGGTCCAACTAATGGGACCCCCACCACTCGCTAGAACAGTGTACCCAAGCTCCTCGCCTGCATGGCAGCGGTAAGGATAAGTTGGTATGGAGCGGCAGTCAAGCAAGCACACTGCCGCTCCAAACAACTCTATGGGAGCTACAGAAACGAAAATGGGATGAGGATTGCTTATTTATTTTACGGTTATGAGGATTCATGTAAAAGTGCATAATTATTAACAATAAAAACAATGCTACTGgttgaaaaaattaaagaaaTTTCCACAATCTCCGCGTTCTGTTAGGTATAAACAATAACCTTCAGTCATGTAATGATGTGGCTACTGGAGATGGAGCTCAACTTGTTTGATCTGATCCTATTGTGTTCCTAAAGTGGCACCAGATGTGGCTGGCAGCTATTTATCTCTCTTCTTCAACAAAAATAGAATATTTTGCTGAAGTGATGAGTTTTCGGAGCACTCCTGAAATAGAATTGTTGGTCCGACAACTACCTTATATCTGCAATCCGCTTTAGTGAGCCTTTTTAATTTTAGGTCAATACCAATGTCAGGCAGCTAACCCAGTATCagactgtatatatagtccaggttaaaaaaaaaaatctcccatcGTTCATTTAAAATCTCTATTGTTCCATTTATTCGTCATCTTTTCAATGTCTATTACTGCTGCAATTCAGTGACCAGGCCATTTATATCCCGATGGCGGCTACACTAGGAATGGAAGACTGATGATAAACTTGGGGACCCCCATGGAGCAGAGAGCTGAATTTCATCCTTACTTAGCCTGTCAATAACCTTATCTGCAGATTAACATCTTTGCCATCCTAATAGGATTGCAGGGTTACTGTGTGTTAAAACTTGTGTCCTCCCATGCACTCCTGCACGCACGAATATCTCTGACGCTTCTCATTCTTTTGGCCAAGATCAAGTGCACACAACAATTGTTACGGGAGATCCTTCTTCTTGACCTGTAGTCACTGCTTATATTCCTGGCATCAGGTTGGTTGAGGTCATTGTGAGGCACATTATTTACTGACCGATAGTGTGTCATATTTACATAGAAAATAATAGTTCTGGCAGCATCCTAATAATTGCAAACCCTTTCTTGTCTTTCAGCTTGTACAGCAATCCTGCAGGGAGGCCTCCTTACCCTCATACAGGCTTTTCATTTCTTCCACCTTTTTCTACGCAAGAAACCAATAGATCAGTGCCAGTATCTGAAACGGTTACTTCAACCTACAACTCTGCCAAAGCGGCTGCCCCCTCGTACGGCCTGATCACTGACTTGCCTGTGCCCGTCCCCACTTCTGAAGTAAGTGCGCAGTGAGGTACAGGAAAGCCAACCATGGCAATTGAAGTCTTTGGCTGGACACCGTGTATGAGCTTTCAATCTTTGTACGTATTGCACTATAGCAACTCACCGGTAACTAAATGTGTTTCTTAGGTGGGTATGAATGGCTTTACATACAAGATGCCTGACCTTCCGGATACATTTCCTGAGCTGTCAGAATTGAGGTATCTATTTTCCTATAATACATCAATATACGCACATGCACACGCACATGCACATGCACACGCGCACCTTCCttcaaactacaactcccataatACACGCATCCACCCCTTTCCTTAGATTTCTCCCTGCAGTCCCAGAATGCCCAGCATACAATTCACATGTTTCTGTAGGTAGGGCCAAGACTAGCTTGATAATTTTCAGAGGTTTAATGTTCTGTATAAGACCCATCAGATGCTGTTTGCACCTGTACACAGATCAGACCTGCTAGGGGCGCCAGCGTGCCACCGAGATCTTAATAAGCAAGTTTCTTGGTATATACTGCACCGCTGCTCTGCAACAAAGGAATGGAGCAACAACGTTTCATTGAGTATATTGAGAAAAGTGATAGGGCATGTTTACAAAGACACTGGAATTAAAAAGACGATGTGTTATCCTCGTCCAAAACAGCAGttttaagcgttttttttttttttcgtgtatTTTCATGTGCTATAAGCCTCTTATTAAATTCAACGGGATACACGACACGCCAAGAATTCATAcgccttttttatatttttacacaaCACTTAATTTGATTACacacatgtaaaaaaacaaaagacgACACGTTGTATGCACCAATGGCGCAAATTGCCATTGAAGTTTCCTTTAGACAGGTGTATTTTGGCTcgtaaaatgcgtaaaaaaacgtgtgaaaaaaatgatgtgtgaacagagccttagaaacCATTATGAACCCACCTATTTAGATGTGTTTGAAGAATTCCAAAAAATCCTTGATCGCTGACGGCCGGAGATGAAGTGTTGGTGATATGTATTTCAAAATAGCAGATACTTTGTTCAACTGGGACATAAGATGCTGTCAGGAGGGGGCAGAGTTGGCAGCATCTTACTTCCCTTTCCCTATAGAAATAAACCTTCACGTCCGGCTGATCCCAGAATGAGAATTAAGCCAAACACTTTTTAATATGTACGGCCAGCTTTAGTATTTTCAAATgcgctatctgttttttttttttttggcggccGATTATATACTGAACTTGCTCACGTAGGGCAACCAGTGACCGTCTTCTCAGATGCCATCTGTATATAACTGTTTGCAGTAAATCTCCCTTATTCTGCATGTTAGTGTCTTGGTAGCATGTTGTTTTTTAGTGCATTTACGTGTGAGTGTCCGACTTCTGTCACTTCTTAATTTTTCAGTGTGTCACAACTCACCGAAATGATGGAGCAAGAGGATGTTCTTCTGGAGCAGTTTGTAAATCTCCCACAATTAAAACAGATTATATCAGATAAAGAGGACCTAGTGCAAAATATCGAGGAGGTGGCAAGTAAGAATTGGTGGATTGTggttcacatagttacatagtacggttgaaaaaagaccagatgtccgtcaagttcaaccaagggacgggaaaaaggGAAGGTGTATTATGTGCGGATTTGCCGCGCAGATTTTTCAGcagcaaatccacagcgtaaCGCAGTACAAGCAAAGTCAATGCGATCTGCAGCAGGTCCATATTTAATATTGTTGTTAGAAATTTTGCGCATTACTGGTTTTGATAAGAACAGTTTTCTTCCTCCAGAAAAGAATCTTCAAATGGAGCCGATTCTAGAGTCCAAGCGACAAGCATTACTAGATAAGGTAAAGTCGCGGTGGAAGGGGCTCGGCAGGTGCGGTGTCTTATTGTTTCCGTTATTTAGTTGTGTTCTTCATCTCTTACAGTATGAGCTTCTGACACAAATGAAAGCTACGTTTGAGAAGAAGATGCAAAGACAGCACGAGCTGAGTGAGGTGAGGTTACGGATACTTGACTAGAGAAAGGATGGGACACACGTGCTTTAATTTTCTTTAAAGGGGCGCTGTCATCACATTTTCGCCTCCCAAACGGCTAATACCGTTATATAGGGAAGGATGATGGTTTTTTTAAACATCCTATGTTGCCTAAGTCAGCCGATCATGAAACATgaaaaaaagtgcttttattcctctgagcgccgtatgcaaatgagcactgaGCAGTCCCGCAATCTAGGAAGTGTCCCGCAATCTAGGAAGTGTCCCGCAATCTAGGAAGTGTCCCGCAATCTAGGAAGTGTCCCGCAATCTAGGAAGTGTCCTGCACGCTACGTGGTAACTGCTTATACAATACAGTAACTTCTATGTAACACTATCAGGGCATCCCTCTCCATTAAGGCGCGCAATTTTATGTCACTGCAACCGAAAAGGCCACATCGACCCGATGTGTATTATGTGCAGATTTGGCGCACAGATTTTTCAGcagcaaatccacagcgtaatgcAGCAGTACAAGCGAAGGTAATGAGATTTTAAGTGATCTGCAGCCTGTCCATTTATCCAGCATTTCCATTTTagaattgtatctgaccagtttataaaaaataaaacgcaccaaaatctgcagcatacgattttgtttttaatttttgcgaGCGTTTTTGAAGCAGATCTTTAGTTCCGGATGTGTACGGTGCTGTGGCTGGTAAATATTGAAGAGGCCGAGGGTTATCctgaatttttttccacaaagCTATACGTCAATCTCCTCCGCTTCTCCTTCTGTATAACATGCTGCCTATGGTGCATTACATTTAACACACAATGACCAATCGATTAGTCCAAACGACCGGTAATGAGCAGTATTGGGGTTATGGCAGCAGGGTAATATTTTTCCATGAACTGGAAATTTGGTCCATTGGTTTtaacatttatcagacattttggATTTCAGCAGACAATTGATATTAAGAACTCCCAGGATATAAATGTTATTTGACAAGATTCCTTCCTGTTTGTGCAATCGACGTGCAGCTACAGGTATAAATTTCTATGGGAAATATTAGTCCATAGCAAATTATTATTCCATAGTATGAAAAAGACAAAAACATTTATTTCAATGCATGCGCCACTTTGGATGATGCAGAAAAGATGTCCAGggtgatgtatatatatgtacaggtgtCATTGAGCCTATACACTATGGAAGAAGAACTTGTGTACATGTTTACATGACCCTGGACAGCGTAGATATATACATGATCCATGGAAGGTGTGTGGCCAGTATAAGACTTTGTTCACGCTGCGTTTGAGCCATACGTTTAGTTTATACGCTGGAAAAGACGCCAAACATATCCTCAGGGCTCCATTTACCCTGCAGATGTCAAAAGAGCATTATCTTGGCATCATCAGGCTaatatacatagatataaattatatatatatatatatatatatatatattatttttttgctgtgtaGAAAAGCGCATTCGACTATGCTTTTCTATGCAGAGGCATCCTGCAAAAAAGCAAATACCACATAgcctatagtttgttttttttaacatgggagtccaaAGAGCcaatgtatgcctatacagtggtgtGCGTCAAAGGTATACGTATACTcagacgtgatgtgaacagagcctaaccggAATAGCTTAAAATCTGTGAATTTAAATGTAATCCACCCATCCCCAATTCTACTGCTGACTACGGTATCTTTTAGTTTTGACTGTATAATTATTATACTAATAACCATCCAGATTTATATAGTGACAATATATTCTGTGACTCCTCACAATCAGTGGAAGTaggtactataaaaaaaaaaatatatatatattggaaaccAGTGAACCTACGTCATAGACCTATGTATGAAACCTTGCTGGGATGTAACGTCATGCTTGTTCCCTCCTCACAGAGTTGCAGTCTGAGTGCTCTGCAGGCCAGGTTAAAAGTTGCTGCTCACGAAGCTGAAGAGGAGTCTGACAATATTGCGGACAATTTCCTTGAGGGAAAAACAGAAATAGATGATTTTTTAACTCTGTTCATGGAGAAGAGAACGGTAAGTGTTCTGACCGGGTACAGTAGATAACAATGTGACGTGTTGACAAAGTAGCGGAGCGCTGTATAGTGCAGAATACCTAAATAGCAAAtctctaaggccccctgcacacggccgtgcccgtaatcatggcccgcgattgcgggcatgtcTGGCTGCTGACTGCCGCCCGCATTttccattttcgggccgtgcgcccatacaaagtatggaagcacggcctgtaaaaccagaaaaaacggacatgctccataattcccagcacagtTCTATGGCAAGGACACCCACCTGTagctatacggaaaggtgtccgcggccaatataactgaatgggtccgtaattatggaccgtaattgcgctccgtaattacaggcgattttacggtcgtgtgcatcgggCCTTAACCCTCTCAAAACCAAGTCCTACAGGTGCCTGGATGTCCACAGCAAGATTTCACCGtctataatttaaccccttcccgcattttcacgtacatgcacgtcagggaatgcagcctgttcgcgcattcccacgtgcatgtacaTGATGGAGATCGTGCAGAAATAGTAAAAGTAAGGGCCAACACCCCCTACTAGACCCCTGATTTCCCCCCCTACCTGTGGCAGCATATGGCAAATAGTAACAGCCAGGGACCAATCTGAGTGGTGCCTGCTAACATAGACAGTGTGATATACCGATCACAGTGATCTATGTCAGTCTGTTTAGAAaatacagccaggacatgggctgtgtcttCCTCTCCCTTCACTgtggttgatctgtgagaggagagagacacTATAACCAAATCCTGAACTGTAGAAGTgaagtaaagagaaaaaaaaccacaaacttcAAGTTTTATGCCCCCTGATCACCCCGTTCGTGCACCCTCATCCCCTTTGTGAGCACAAGTGATCAGTACGTTTTCTGGCAGCGCCAGGTACCGGTTGTTAGACAGTTTTATGCCACTTTAATTTCCCTCCTGCAAGAATCTTTCCTCAAATCCTACACCCCAGATCAAAATTTATCAGTGGATGAATCCCCGATGAGCTACAAAGGCCGTCTTTcattccggcagttcatcccctccAAACGTGCCAAATATGGTGTTAaactatataaggtgtgcgagagcacaagagGATACACCTGCGGATTCTtgatctatgaaggcaaagactgCCAAATTAATCCTCCAGACTGCCCAGAGACAATTGGCACAtccggcaaaattgtgtgggacctaatgGTGCCATTCCTGCACCAGATAATTTTTATAGCAGTGTGCCCATTTTTAAATCTCTCCATGCTGCGAGACAGTCCGTAATAAACAGGGTGGGATTCCCAAAACAATTGGTGTCTAGACGTGTGGAAAGGGGGGCGTCATTCGCACTGGCAAGCGAGCAGTTAATTGCAGTAAAGTGGAAAGACCAGAAGGCCGTCTATGTTGTCCACTCTGCATCCAGACACCACGGTGGCAGTTACAGAGAGGGCGCCCACCGTGGAAAAGCGTAAGCCTGTCTGGGTGACAGactacaataaattcatggggggtgtAGATCTGTTGGACCAGGTGCTTCAACCGTATTTGGTGAAGCGTAAGAccagggcctggtacaaaaaggtagcaatctacctaattcagatcactacctataatgggtttatactgtataaaaaaaaacaaggaacgCTCCCCTTCCTCCAGTTCCAGGCGGAGGTTATTGTCGCCTATTTGACTCCAATTCTCCTGCACAATCCTACGAGTCTGAGGATGTGTGAagactttcagagcgccactttcttCATCCTGTCCCTTCCACTAAGATGCAAAGGTATCCTCCAAAAAAGGTGCCGAGTTTGCAGTAAGCATGGAAGGAAGAGGGATAGTCGCTTCTACTGCCCGATGTGCCCATCTCAACCAGGActctgcaactacccctgttttgaaacGTACCACCCAGTTTACAATTATTAATTTGATTTAGGGAATGCCAAATTGGGGGAGAGGGTCTTTTTAGGAAGtcaattttaatttatattttcattttagtttgtgggctttccaagtggaGAGTAATTCTtttgggagaggtagtagagtGTATTttacccttttcatatttttgatcattttgtttaTTTTGACTGTTTTTATGACTACGTCCTGCCGAACAAAACTATTTCCGTATTGTGATACCGGCATGATGCTttcttttttatttggaggatcactaATAATCGAGTTGCTCCTAATCAATACACTATAGGCTTTACTACATTCAGGTTTTTGCAGGACCTCTTGTACCCGACtatgcttctggaaatactgacatcattttggggattagtgatcccttactgttcctatagatgcttTTCtgccccttttatatatatatatatatatatatatatatatatactgtaatcgattgatgttttgtgcacatagcggttcctactttgccgggcaggggcctgttatggtgtactgcgtcacttggcacgttcgtccctcatatgGGGATTGATGGAGCaatcagtcactgaaaaaaaaaagcttatgacagccctgcaggtgttcttctatctagtgaacagactcgagttggatacattttcctccatttgtttgaagatattgctcgtcactccagtacagtttattttttcctctctgactgattttatattaggacagaattctgtccacaattacATCATAAAGGCACAGATTCGGGACAACGGCTTCTtcggcaagacatagtcataaaggcaaatacgtctatagcgacatgtatccattatgaatacacggcttcacttctcttctgtatgccgcacaaatgtaTTAatttggcatatttctaacaaaataacctttcaCCAcatgtctcctctatttcatgtggaaatgtaagaagaatttgaaggaaacattatatacccatagtgtctgaaataatacccattatatTCCTTTAAAATTTAATTTGCTCCGcacgctcactacaccactagatgaatgcctgtaggggtctagtttttacaatggggtaatttctgggtgtttttttgttttttgtttttttattgttcaggcagctcaatgtctCTAAAtgaatgatatggggcctagaatttattcaattgtgccctggaatttattcaattggctaacacggtactacactgtttttttttactgtacttcaattgtgccctgaaagccaaagggtgctccctctctttttggcccagccacatgtATAGTAAGCAGATCGAAgcaacaatgggggtatttttgaacacaggagaaacaggctgatatattttggggtgtgttacttcattctcatgttcgctttacaaagaaatctgtccttacaatgacacatttgtgggaaaagtggaattttattttttttcacctgcttttcatgtattcttacaaaaaaactgtggggtcaaaatactccctacacccctagataaacaccttaagaggtgtagttttcaaaatggggtcatttgtgggggtttccatcattctgacacctatgaggccctgaaaacctggcttggtgcaggaaaacaaaatgtatttacaaatttaataataattttataaattttgaagtcttctaaattgctcaaaatttattttattttttaagtgctgccaaaatagagtaaagagatggaaatgtatatttaaattaaatatatagtatgtatgtacatatgtattgcaaatagggaaaaatattaatttttacaaaatttcatcaatttgtgtatttttttcaaattaatttatgcaaatcgtatcagtattttaccactaaaataaagtacatatgatgaaaaaacaatgtcagaattacttggatatacaaaactattgcagagttcTTCTCTGATAAAgttagacataccagatttgacaaatctggcttggtcattaaggggttaaaggctatgtacaccttttgaaatgttgttgtgttttgtgttttttaaaaaaaaaaaaattatctgtgtttggtgcaactttcaaaatacattttattgaaaataatatttactttttgagatacagctgctttgtatactctaTAAGGAGCAGTTATatcatgcgctgagacctgaatctgtcaggtcagcggcactgacgggttcagtgaaagcgggtccacgcaggatctacctgtaatcgatcacatctattcTAAGCGAAACGCGTCGGGTCTGGTGCGTATGCA
Proteins encoded in this window:
- the VPS37A gene encoding vacuolar protein sorting-associated protein 37A; protein product: MSWLFSSKGTRPLPPLTSLQQQKQRQIDSLKACHSNISEIQKDVEYRLPVTIKNLTININILLPQQFPQDKPIITVFPPIRHHLVDKQGTNVTCPLVHNFTMHSDLGKIVQNLLEEFWKNPPTLAPTSGSFPYLYSNPAGRPPYPHTGFSFLPPFSTQETNRSVPVSETVTSTYNSAKAAAPSYGLITDLPVPVPTSEVGMNGFTYKMPDLPDTFPELSELSVSQLTEMMEQEDVLLEQFVNLPQLKQIISDKEDLVQNIEEVAKKNLQMEPILESKRQALLDKYELLTQMKATFEKKMQRQHELSESCSLSALQARLKVAAHEAEEESDNIADNFLEGKTEIDDFLTLFMEKRTGCHSRRAKEEKLQQSISLHSQYHAPL